Proteins encoded in a region of the Acidobacteriota bacterium genome:
- a CDS encoding 2OG-Fe(II) oxygenase, whose amino-acid sequence MNVREAIVTAIVERLHQDAERIRQEFFAPGVLSTRFAIVDRLLPDDLAHRIFAAFPPVDRMRLLDSFREKKFTSKALDTHDPVIADITFAFQDPRVVQAVADLTGIREPHADPKLYAGGISVMTQGHFLNPHLDNSHDFEQKHYRVLNLLYYCSPDWKTEDGGNFELWNEAVTEAVEIPSLFNRLVLMSTNDKSWHSVNPVKRDAKRCCVSNYYFSPHSPNGYETTHVTYFKARPEQTFQRIWTEADSRLRTLARIIKKRGFSRKDIFEQKK is encoded by the coding sequence ATGAACGTGCGCGAAGCGATCGTCACTGCCATTGTGGAAAGGCTCCATCAGGATGCTGAGAGGATTCGCCAGGAGTTCTTCGCACCGGGCGTCCTCAGCACCCGCTTCGCCATTGTAGACCGGCTGCTGCCCGACGACCTGGCCCACAGGATCTTTGCCGCGTTCCCGCCGGTGGACCGCATGCGTCTGCTGGATAGTTTTCGCGAGAAGAAGTTCACCTCCAAAGCCCTTGATACGCACGATCCGGTAATCGCAGACATTACGTTTGCCTTTCAGGATCCTCGAGTCGTTCAGGCCGTGGCTGACCTGACGGGCATCAGGGAGCCGCACGCCGATCCCAAACTGTATGCCGGCGGAATCAGCGTCATGACGCAGGGGCACTTCCTGAATCCGCACCTGGACAATTCCCATGATTTTGAGCAGAAACACTATCGAGTGTTGAATCTGCTGTATTACTGTTCACCCGACTGGAAAACCGAAGACGGGGGCAATTTTGAACTTTGGAATGAGGCGGTGACCGAGGCCGTCGAGATACCGAGTCTGTTCAACCGGCTGGTCCTCATGTCCACCAACGACAAGTCGTGGCATTCGGTCAATCCGGTGAAGCGGGACGCCAAACGCTGTTGTGTTTCCAACTACTACTTCTCGCCCCATTCGCCGAACGGCTACGAAACCACACACGTGACGTACTTCAAGGCCCGGCCCGAGCAAACATTTCAGCGCATCTGGACTGAGGCGGACAGTCGCCTCCGAACCCTCGCCCGCATCATCAAAAAGCGTGGGTTCAGCAGGAAAGACATCTTTGAACAGAAGAAATAG